In the genome of Actinomadura graeca, one region contains:
- a CDS encoding S1C family serine protease, which yields MIPHDPGEPLDAYSAAVSAVARELTPRVAALRVRHRRGEGAGSAVAFTGDGFLLTNAHVVGGAAGGQAAFADGTTTAFTVIGTDPLSDLAVVRADGDTPGPVALGDSDRLVVGQLVVAVGNPLGLAGSVTAGVVSALGRSLPTRSGGAVRVIEDVIQTDAALNPGNSGGALADARGRVVGVNTAVAGIGLGLAVPINATTRRIIGALIRDGRVRRAYLGLAAAPVPVPAALRARTGQDGAVRVAEVVPASPADRAGLRRGDLVLTAGGAPVTSAQDLQRLMFAEAIGRPLPITVLRNGAMVDVIAEPDELDAEHA from the coding sequence ATGATCCCCCATGACCCCGGCGAGCCCCTGGACGCCTATTCCGCCGCGGTGTCCGCCGTCGCCCGCGAGCTGACGCCCCGCGTGGCCGCGCTGCGCGTCCGCCACCGGCGGGGCGAGGGCGCCGGGTCCGCCGTCGCCTTCACCGGCGACGGGTTCCTGCTCACCAACGCCCACGTCGTCGGCGGCGCCGCAGGCGGGCAGGCCGCGTTCGCCGACGGCACCACCACCGCGTTCACCGTCATCGGCACCGACCCCCTGTCGGACCTGGCCGTCGTCCGGGCCGACGGCGACACCCCCGGCCCGGTCGCCCTCGGTGACAGCGACCGCCTGGTCGTCGGGCAGCTCGTCGTGGCCGTCGGCAACCCCCTCGGCCTCGCCGGGTCGGTCACCGCCGGGGTGGTGTCCGCCCTCGGACGGTCCCTGCCCACCCGCAGCGGCGGCGCCGTCCGCGTCATCGAGGACGTCATCCAGACCGACGCCGCCCTCAACCCCGGCAACTCCGGCGGCGCGCTGGCCGACGCCCGCGGCCGCGTCGTCGGCGTCAACACCGCCGTCGCCGGCATCGGCCTCGGCCTGGCCGTGCCCATCAACGCCACCACCCGCCGCATCATCGGCGCGCTCATCCGCGACGGCCGCGTCCGCCGCGCCTACCTCGGGCTGGCCGCCGCGCCCGTCCCGGTCCCCGCCGCCCTGCGCGCCCGCACCGGCCAGGACGGCGCCGTCCGCGTCGCCGAGGTCGTCCCCGCCAGCCCCGCCGACCGCGCCGGCCTGCGGCGCGGCGACCTGGTCCTGACCGCCGGTGGCGCCCCCGTCACCAGCGCCCAGGACCTGCAGCGGCTCATGTTCGCCGAGGCCATCGGACGGCCGCTGCCCATCACCGTCCTGCGCAACGGCGCCATGGTCGACGTCATCGCCGAACCCGACGAGCTGGACGCCGAACACGCCTGA
- a CDS encoding VOC family protein, whose protein sequence is MTITRMSRLSLPVSDQDRAKDFYVGVLGFEVLGDSPVPFADGARWLEVGPAGGGTSAVLVTWLEMEPGALTGLMLETTDIDADLARLRGAGVDVHGPADTPWGRQATFADPDGNGIVLAEAAAGAA, encoded by the coding sequence ATGACCATCACCCGCATGAGCCGCCTCTCCCTCCCCGTCTCCGACCAGGACCGCGCCAAGGACTTCTACGTCGGCGTCCTCGGCTTCGAGGTCCTCGGTGACAGTCCCGTCCCCTTCGCCGACGGCGCCCGCTGGCTGGAGGTCGGGCCCGCCGGCGGCGGCACCAGCGCCGTCCTGGTCACCTGGCTGGAGATGGAACCCGGCGCCCTCACCGGCCTGATGCTGGAGACCACCGACATCGACGCCGACCTGGCGCGCCTGCGCGGCGCCGGCGTCGATGTCCACGGCCCCGCCGACACCCCCTGGGGGCGGCAGGCCACCTTCGCCGACCCCGACGGCAACGGCATCGTCCTGGCCGAGGCCGCCGCCGGGGCCGCCTGA
- a CDS encoding ArsR/SmtB family transcription factor, with amino-acid sequence MTATADALFSALASPVRRELLRLLLDGPRTAGALAAHFDMARPSVSEHLRVLRDAGLVAETRRGRERHYHLEAAPLMDLADWLHPYERFWRQKTAALRRVLDEEDP; translated from the coding sequence GTGACCGCCACCGCCGACGCGCTGTTCTCCGCGCTGGCCAGCCCCGTCCGCCGCGAGTTGCTGCGCCTGCTGCTGGACGGGCCCCGCACCGCGGGCGCGCTCGCCGCCCACTTCGACATGGCCCGCCCCAGCGTCTCCGAGCACCTGCGGGTGCTGCGCGACGCCGGGCTCGTGGCCGAGACGCGCCGCGGACGCGAACGCCACTACCACCTGGAGGCCGCGCCCCTGATGGACCTGGCCGACTGGCTGCACCCCTACGAGCGGTTCTGGCGGCAGAAGACCGCCGCCCTGCGCCGCGTCCTGGACGAGGAGGACCCATGA
- a CDS encoding SRPBCC family protein — MTRAPDDPGAPRSRNEGSGAADDLRTIRVEEFLPHPPDRVWRALTDPELLARWFMPCDFRLEIGHAFTLTTTPRPNVAFGGVCHCRVLDFETGRMLRYSWTDPGEDNALDSTVTWRLEPEGTGTRLFLEHDGFDPDNPYQAMSRRIMGGGNGWTAVVARLATAVAAAAA, encoded by the coding sequence ATGACCCGCGCCCCCGACGACCCCGGGGCGCCCCGATCCCGGAATGAGGGATCCGGCGCCGCGGACGACCTGCGCACCATCCGGGTGGAGGAGTTCCTGCCCCACCCCCCGGACCGCGTCTGGCGGGCCCTGACCGATCCCGAGCTGCTCGCCCGCTGGTTCATGCCCTGCGACTTCCGCCTGGAGATCGGCCACGCCTTCACCCTGACGACCACGCCCCGGCCCAACGTCGCCTTCGGCGGCGTCTGCCACTGCCGCGTCCTGGACTTCGAGACCGGGCGGATGCTCCGCTACAGCTGGACCGACCCCGGCGAGGACAACGCGCTGGACTCCACCGTCACCTGGAGGCTGGAACCCGAGGGCACCGGCACCCGCCTGTTCCTCGAGCACGACGGCTTCGACCCCGACAACCCCTACCAGGCCATGTCCCGGCGGATCATGGGCGGCGGCAACGGCTGGACGGCCGTGGTCGCCCGCCTCGCCACCGCCGTCGCCGCGGCCGCCGCCTGA
- a CDS encoding DeoR/GlpR family DNA-binding transcription regulator, translating to MEGAERVLAIVERLRSAERVTVADLAAETGCSEMTIRRDMDRLAEDGVLRRVRGGAVSLLLRGEATPFALRLREAAEAKRRIAARVGALVADGESVVLDGGTTTLEAARVLASRRLTVVPLDLHSANALSAAPEVTLLVPGGRTTPGTLSLTGHLAEASLRALRVDTAVLGVCGLSARHGLTAHDLAEVPVKRAALAAAQRVVAVCDGAKLGRTGLGHVCPVTALDVLVTDASAPAAAVAEIEAAGVAVHRV from the coding sequence ATGGAAGGTGCGGAGCGGGTGCTGGCGATCGTGGAGCGGCTGCGGTCGGCGGAGCGGGTGACGGTCGCGGACCTGGCGGCGGAGACGGGCTGCTCGGAGATGACGATCCGGCGGGACATGGACCGGCTCGCCGAGGACGGGGTGCTGCGGCGGGTGCGGGGCGGGGCGGTGAGCCTGCTGCTGCGGGGGGAGGCGACGCCGTTCGCGCTGCGGCTGCGGGAGGCGGCCGAGGCCAAGCGGAGGATCGCCGCGCGGGTGGGCGCGCTGGTGGCCGACGGGGAGTCGGTGGTGCTGGACGGCGGGACCACGACGCTGGAGGCGGCGCGGGTCCTGGCCTCGCGCAGGCTGACGGTGGTGCCGCTGGACCTGCACTCGGCGAACGCGCTCAGCGCCGCGCCGGAGGTGACTCTGCTGGTGCCCGGCGGCCGGACGACGCCGGGGACGCTGTCGCTGACGGGGCACCTGGCGGAGGCGTCGCTGCGGGCGCTGCGGGTGGACACCGCGGTGCTCGGGGTGTGCGGGCTGTCGGCGCGGCACGGGCTGACCGCGCACGACCTGGCGGAGGTGCCGGTCAAGCGGGCCGCGCTCGCCGCGGCGCAGCGGGTCGTGGCGGTGTGCGACGGCGCCAAGCTGGGCCGGACGGGCCTGGGCCATGTGTGCCCGGTCACGGCGCTGGACGTGCTGGTCACCGACGCCTCCGCGCCCGCCGCCGCGGTCGCGGAGATCGAGGCGGCGGGCGTGGCGGTACACCGGGTGTGA
- a CDS encoding HAD family hydrolase: MKWVVIDYGEVVCRRPPDESAARLPAALGAEPGPFWDAYWSGRRAYDLGAVDAAGYWGALCGDLGRVAGTALLDTLVELDLDMWSHLDSGTLAVLEDLAARRVPLALLSNAPLELARDIERRPWAALFRRRFFSADLSMAKPDPRIYRHVSDALDTDPGDLVFVDDRQENIDGAREAGLRAHLFTGADRLRQDLRLPAG, from the coding sequence ATGAAGTGGGTCGTCATCGACTACGGCGAGGTCGTGTGCCGCAGGCCGCCCGACGAGTCCGCCGCGCGGCTGCCCGCGGCGCTCGGCGCCGAGCCCGGCCCATTCTGGGACGCCTACTGGAGCGGCCGCCGCGCCTACGACCTCGGCGCCGTCGACGCCGCCGGCTACTGGGGCGCGCTGTGCGGGGACCTCGGCCGCGTCGCTGGCACCGCCCTGCTGGACACCCTCGTCGAGCTGGACCTGGACATGTGGTCGCACCTGGACTCCGGCACCCTGGCGGTGCTGGAGGACCTGGCCGCCCGCCGCGTCCCGCTCGCGCTGCTGTCCAACGCGCCGCTGGAACTGGCCCGCGACATCGAGCGCCGCCCCTGGGCCGCGCTGTTCCGCCGCCGGTTCTTCAGTGCCGACCTGAGCATGGCCAAACCCGACCCCCGCATCTACCGGCACGTCAGCGACGCCCTGGACACCGACCCCGGCGACCTGGTGTTCGTCGACGACCGCCAGGAGAACATCGACGGGGCACGGGAGGCGGGGCTGCGCGCCCACCTGTTCACCGGCGCCGACCGCCTCCGTCAGGACCTGCGGCTGCCGGCCGGGTGA
- a CDS encoding NAD(P)H-binding protein codes for MPRTVLITGATGTVSTALMGALEGTGVGLRALVRDGSAAAAARERGAEVVVGDLGDPRSLPPAFEGVQDVWLLTPNGPRAPEYALSAVRAARRAGAERLVRLSAVGAAHDAPNRSGRLHALADRETERCGLRWTILRPHWFMQNLLGEAGDIAATGTFSLNMGAARIGMVDVRDVADCAARVLLDAPDRHHGRIYTLTGPRSLTFGEAAAELGAALGRPVAYRAVGDDVKRAALLGLGVTEWIVDMLEEYARAYAGGWGDLTTGTVAGLLGRPPRDVADFARHHAAAFAPPGGASAGGA; via the coding sequence ATGCCGCGCACCGTTCTGATCACCGGCGCCACCGGGACCGTGTCCACCGCGCTGATGGGCGCGCTGGAAGGGACGGGGGTGGGGCTGCGCGCGCTCGTGCGCGATGGGTCCGCGGCCGCCGCCGCCCGCGAGCGGGGAGCCGAGGTCGTCGTCGGCGACCTCGGCGACCCCCGGTCCCTGCCGCCCGCCTTCGAGGGGGTGCAGGACGTGTGGCTGCTCACCCCGAACGGGCCGCGCGCCCCGGAGTACGCCCTGAGCGCCGTGCGGGCCGCGCGGCGGGCCGGGGCGGAACGTCTCGTGCGCCTGTCGGCCGTCGGCGCGGCGCACGACGCGCCGAACCGCAGCGGCAGGCTGCACGCGCTGGCCGACCGCGAGACCGAGCGGTGCGGGCTGCGCTGGACGATCCTGCGCCCGCACTGGTTCATGCAGAACCTGCTGGGCGAGGCGGGCGACATCGCCGCCACGGGCACGTTCTCGCTGAACATGGGCGCGGCGCGGATCGGCATGGTCGACGTCCGCGACGTCGCCGACTGCGCGGCCCGCGTGCTCCTGGACGCCCCGGACCGCCACCACGGCCGGATCTACACCCTCACCGGCCCGCGCTCGCTGACGTTCGGGGAGGCCGCCGCCGAGCTGGGCGCGGCGCTCGGCAGGCCGGTCGCCTACCGCGCGGTCGGCGACGACGTCAAGCGCGCCGCGCTGCTCGGGCTCGGCGTCACCGAGTGGATCGTGGACATGCTGGAGGAGTACGCGCGGGCGTACGCCGGCGGCTGGGGGGACCTCACCACCGGCACGGTCGCCGGGCTGCTCGGCCGTCCCCCGCGCGACGTCGCCGACTTCGCCCGCCACCACGCCGCCGCGTTCGCGCCGCCCGGCGGGGCGTCAGCGGGCGGGGCGTAG
- a CDS encoding EamA family transporter, whose product MGTASPPAPAAPPAVPAPRPVGGALAATALTATAPVSWGTTYLVTTEFLPPGHPLVSGVIRALPAGLVLLAVTRRLPRGRWLWRSLLLGTLNIGALFALLFVAAYRLPGGVAATLFAVQPLLVAGLAFALLGERPARRRLAWGLAGVAGVGLIVLRGGPSFDAPGVLAGLAAAAVMAAGIVLTKRWGRPEGAGAAAIAGWQLTAGGLVLVPFALALEGLPPALDARAAGGYAWLSAVGALLSYPVWFRGIGRLPVVAVSFLPLLSPVVAALLGLLFLGESLTPPQGAGFMLALAAIAAAQLPPGALRAHLPARGPARVFARRPARVPASPEGE is encoded by the coding sequence ATGGGTACCGCGTCTCCCCCCGCACCGGCCGCTCCCCCGGCGGTTCCGGCGCCGCGTCCCGTCGGGGGCGCCCTGGCCGCGACGGCGCTGACCGCGACGGCGCCGGTCAGCTGGGGCACCACCTACCTGGTGACCACCGAGTTCCTCCCGCCCGGCCATCCGCTGGTGTCCGGCGTGATCCGCGCGCTGCCGGCGGGGCTGGTGCTGCTGGCCGTCACGCGCCGCCTGCCGCGCGGCCGGTGGCTGTGGCGCTCGCTGCTGCTCGGCACCCTCAACATCGGGGCGCTGTTCGCGCTGCTGTTCGTGGCGGCCTACCGGCTGCCCGGGGGGGTCGCGGCGACGCTGTTCGCCGTCCAGCCGCTGCTGGTCGCCGGTCTCGCGTTCGCACTGCTCGGCGAGCGTCCCGCCCGGCGGCGGCTCGCCTGGGGCCTGGCGGGCGTGGCGGGCGTCGGGTTGATCGTCCTGCGCGGCGGGCCGTCGTTCGACGCGCCGGGCGTCCTGGCCGGTCTCGCGGCGGCCGCCGTGATGGCCGCCGGGATCGTGCTGACCAAGCGGTGGGGCCGCCCGGAGGGCGCGGGCGCGGCGGCCATCGCCGGGTGGCAGCTCACCGCGGGCGGCCTGGTGCTCGTCCCGTTCGCGCTGGCGTTGGAGGGGCTCCCGCCGGCGCTGGACGCGCGCGCGGCCGGCGGCTACGCGTGGCTGTCGGCCGTCGGCGCCCTGCTGTCCTATCCGGTCTGGTTCCGCGGGATCGGCCGGCTGCCCGTGGTGGCGGTGTCGTTCCTGCCCCTGCTCTCGCCCGTGGTCGCGGCGCTGCTGGGCCTGCTGTTCCTCGGGGAGTCCCTGACGCCGCCGCAGGGGGCCGGTTTCATGCTCGCGCTGGCCGCGATCGCCGCCGCGCAGCTGCCGCCCGGCGCCCTGCGCGCCCACCTCCCCGCCCGGGGCCCCGCCCGCGTCTTCGCCCGTCGTCCCGCCCGTGTCCCCGCCTCCCCCGAAGGAGAATGA
- a CDS encoding MarR family winged helix-turn-helix transcriptional regulator yields MARDAVDLVVEQWARARPDLDASPMGVLGRLSRLAQIVDRELQAAFAEFGLNRGEFDVLATLRRAGPRDGMTAGGLARHSMVTSGAVTNRLDRLVAKGYVTREVDPANRRSVVVALTPAGRELIDRAVAAHLDNERRILAGLDRHGQDGLAATLRTLLLSLGDKADDADGPAEAAEAGQAGEQGGGGTAARR; encoded by the coding sequence GTGGCACGCGACGCCGTCGACCTCGTCGTGGAGCAGTGGGCCCGCGCCCGCCCCGACCTCGACGCCTCCCCCATGGGGGTCCTCGGCCGCCTCTCCCGGCTGGCCCAGATCGTCGACCGCGAGCTCCAGGCGGCCTTCGCGGAGTTCGGGCTCAACCGGGGCGAGTTCGACGTCCTGGCCACCCTCCGGCGCGCCGGGCCGCGCGACGGCATGACCGCGGGCGGCCTGGCCCGGCACTCCATGGTGACCTCCGGTGCCGTCACCAACCGGCTCGACCGGCTCGTCGCCAAGGGCTACGTCACGCGCGAGGTCGACCCCGCCAACCGGCGCAGCGTCGTGGTCGCCCTCACCCCCGCCGGCCGCGAGCTCATCGACCGCGCCGTCGCCGCCCACCTCGACAACGAGCGGCGCATCCTCGCCGGGCTCGACCGCCACGGCCAGGACGGCCTCGCCGCGACCCTGCGCACCCTGCTCCTCAGCCTCGGCGACAAGGCCGACGACGCCGACGGGCCCGCCGAAGCGGCTGAGGCGGGGCAGGCGGGAGAGCAGGGCGGCGGAGGGACGGCCGCCAGGCGCTGA
- a CDS encoding aldo/keto reductase, protein MQYRTLGRTGVQVGSLALGAMNFGGIGRTTQDEATALVDAALEGGINLIDTADMYGRGESEEMVGKAIAGRRDDIVLATKAGMPMGEDRNHRGGSRRWLVTALEDSLRRLGVDHVDLYQIHRWDPGAGDEETLSALTDLRRAGKIRYFGSSTFPAYRLVQARWAAREHHLGAYATEQPSYSILQRGVEAHVLPVAGQYGLGVLAWSPLASGWLSGAVRAGREIATHRSAFMPERFDPAVPANRARLDAVERLAAVADAAGLTMIQLALGFVTAHPAVTCAIIGPRTPEHLRSQLAAAGTVLPADVLDAIDAIVAPGTDLAPHEKHDTPPSLLDPALRRR, encoded by the coding sequence ATGCAGTACCGCACCTTGGGCCGCACCGGTGTGCAGGTCGGCTCCCTCGCGCTCGGCGCGATGAACTTCGGCGGCATCGGCCGCACCACCCAGGACGAGGCCACCGCCCTCGTCGACGCCGCGCTGGAAGGCGGGATCAACCTCATCGACACCGCCGACATGTACGGGCGCGGCGAGTCCGAGGAGATGGTCGGCAAGGCCATCGCCGGACGCCGCGACGACATCGTGCTGGCCACCAAGGCGGGCATGCCGATGGGCGAGGACCGCAACCACCGGGGCGGCTCGCGCCGCTGGCTGGTCACCGCGCTGGAGGACAGCCTGCGCCGCCTCGGCGTCGACCACGTCGACCTCTACCAGATCCACCGGTGGGACCCCGGCGCCGGCGACGAGGAGACGCTGTCGGCACTGACCGACCTGCGCCGCGCGGGCAAGATCCGCTACTTCGGCTCCTCGACCTTCCCCGCCTACCGCCTCGTGCAGGCGCGGTGGGCCGCCCGCGAGCACCACCTGGGCGCCTATGCCACCGAGCAGCCCAGCTACTCGATCCTGCAGCGCGGCGTCGAGGCGCACGTCCTGCCCGTCGCGGGGCAGTACGGGCTGGGCGTGCTGGCGTGGAGCCCGCTGGCCTCCGGGTGGCTGTCGGGCGCGGTCCGCGCGGGCCGGGAGATCGCCACCCACCGGTCGGCGTTCATGCCCGAGCGCTTCGACCCCGCCGTCCCCGCCAACCGGGCACGGCTCGACGCCGTCGAGCGGCTGGCCGCGGTCGCCGACGCGGCCGGCCTGACCATGATTCAGCTCGCGCTCGGGTTCGTGACCGCGCACCCCGCCGTGACCTGCGCGATCATCGGCCCGCGCACGCCGGAGCACCTGCGCTCGCAGCTCGCCGCCGCCGGCACCGTGCTGCCCGCCGACGTCCTCGACGCGATCGACGCGATCGTCGCCCCCGGCACCGACCTCGCCCCGCACGAGAAGCACGACACCCCGCCCTCGCTGCTCGACCCGGCACTGCGCCGCCGCTGA
- a CDS encoding Rv2578c family radical SAM protein — protein MRWDHLRLAEDAAAPGLPLIERRSVARTFDTPGFRGMTFYEVRARTVINRVPAASRVPFEWTINPYRGCSHACVYCFARKTHEYLDLDAGADFDSRIVVKVNAAERVRAELAAPRWRGAPIAMGTNVDCYQRAEGRYRLMPGILAALRDAANPFSILTKGSLILRDLPLLRQAAGRTRVSAAVSVGFADESLWRLVEPGTPSPRRRLEVCAALNGAGVGCGVLMGPVLPYLADSPAQLEDAVRRIAAAGATSVTPIPLHLRPGAREWFQAWLRRHRPDLVVPYARLYRGGAYAPREYQDGIAAQVRDLAARYGIAGPQHRDAAPPAPPPASPPGPRQLTLL, from the coding sequence GTGCGCTGGGATCATCTGCGGCTGGCGGAGGACGCGGCCGCGCCGGGGCTGCCATTGATCGAGCGGCGGTCGGTGGCACGCACGTTCGACACGCCCGGGTTCCGCGGCATGACCTTCTACGAGGTGCGGGCCCGGACGGTCATCAACCGGGTGCCGGCCGCCTCCCGCGTGCCGTTCGAGTGGACGATCAACCCTTACCGGGGCTGCTCGCACGCGTGCGTGTACTGCTTCGCGCGCAAGACCCACGAGTACCTGGACCTGGACGCCGGGGCCGACTTCGACTCGCGGATCGTGGTGAAGGTCAACGCCGCCGAGCGGGTGCGGGCGGAGCTGGCGGCGCCCCGGTGGCGGGGCGCGCCGATCGCGATGGGCACCAACGTCGACTGCTACCAGCGGGCCGAGGGCCGCTACCGGCTGATGCCGGGCATCCTGGCGGCGCTGCGCGACGCCGCCAACCCGTTCTCGATCCTGACGAAGGGGTCGCTGATCCTGCGGGACCTGCCGCTGCTGCGCCAGGCGGCCGGGCGGACGAGGGTGAGCGCGGCGGTGTCGGTCGGGTTCGCCGACGAGTCGCTGTGGCGGCTGGTGGAGCCGGGCACACCGTCCCCGCGGCGGCGGCTGGAGGTGTGCGCGGCGCTCAACGGCGCGGGCGTCGGCTGCGGCGTGCTCATGGGACCCGTCCTGCCCTACCTGGCCGACTCGCCCGCGCAGCTGGAGGACGCGGTGCGGCGGATCGCCGCGGCGGGCGCGACGTCGGTGACGCCGATCCCGCTGCACCTGCGGCCCGGCGCGCGGGAGTGGTTCCAGGCGTGGCTGCGCCGGCACCGCCCCGACCTGGTCGTCCCCTACGCGCGGCTGTACCGCGGCGGCGCCTACGCGCCGCGGGAGTACCAGGACGGGATCGCCGCGCAGGTCCGTGACCTGGCCGCCCGGTACGGCATCGCGGGCCCGCAGCACCGGGACGCCGCGCCGCCTGCTCCCCCGCCTGCTTCCCCGCCGGGCCCCCGGCAGCTGACCCTGCTCTGA